The following coding sequences lie in one Haematobia irritans isolate KBUSLIRL chromosome 3, ASM5000362v1, whole genome shotgun sequence genomic window:
- the LOC142228974 gene encoding uncharacterized protein LOC142228974: MNTNKNYETDGEVRIELETTAAASYDTESSGINNDSEILKDETLIGQSSRIFPQEMLDILKLQQEMLDENVADTYSSAKSYKKWNAMDNIARKKEYLTNLVGVSLKNPMMVELVEDNKELTERCNELMQKFDELSKSLDSLGTTMSFPISLPTIWESEENISETVASEVYETMSFPISLPTIWESEENISETVANEAYESPDIIEESDSISSLVRLFNLASSNSELNQAMTNCSNSEDALEKHDTPEGHIPESDTISQSSLVSLSNHNSNSELNQSMSNYANSEVEEYDTPKSENQDIDDSLYQLSFETLSIHTSNSELNLSNYTNSEDALDKHVMTPEGLPMKNLISKSSPAPTVIIEAPQRQDFHVIDIINTRSSPEPSVMQRPSLCQRIWDALTDFCAAICLCLKAVK, from the exons ATGAATaccaataaaaattatgaaaccGATGGAGAAGTTCGTATTGAACTTGAAACAACTGCTGCAGCTTCATACGATACAGAAAGCAGCGGCATTAACAATGATTCGGAGATTTTGAAAGATGAAACTTTAATCGGGCAATCTTCTAGAATATTCCCACAAGAAATGCTGGATATATTGAAATTGCAGCAAGAAATGTTAGATGAGAATGTTGCTGATACATATTCATCTGCAAAATCTTATAAAAAATGGAATGCTATGGATAATATAGCTAGGAAAAAGGAATATCTAACTAATCTGGTTGGGGTAAGTTTGAAGAATCCCATGATGGTAGAATTGGTAGAAGACAATAAAGAGTTGACCGAACGTTGCAATGAACTTATGCAGAAATTTGATGAATTGTCTAAAAGTTTGGACTCATTGGGTACGACAATGTCTTTTCCGATTTCTCTGCCAACAATTTGGGAATCTGAGGAAAATATATCGG AAACAGTTGCCAGTGAAGTCTATGAGACAATGTCCTTTCCGATTTCTCTGCCAACAATTTGGGAATCTGAGGAAAATATATCGG aaaCAGTCGCCAATGAAGCCTATGAGAGTCCAGACATCATTGAAGAAAGTGATAGCATTTCATCATTGGTAAGACTTTTCAATCTAGCAAGTAGCAACTCGGAATTGAACCAGGCCATGACCAATTGTTCCAATTCCGAAGATGCCCTTGAGAAACATGACACTCCGGAGGGTCACATTCCAGAAAGTGATACCATTTCCCAATCATCTTTGGTATCACTTTCCAATCATAATAGCAACTCGGAATTGAACCAGTCAATGAGCAACTATGCCAATTCCGAAGTTGAGGAATATGACACTCCTAAGAGTGAAAATCAAGATATTGATGATAGTCTTTACCAATTATCTTTTGAAACACTTTCTATTCACACTAGCAATTCGGAATTGAATCTGAGCAACTATACCAATTCGGAAGATGCTCTTGATAAGCATGTCATGACACCGGAGGGTCTTCCAATGAAGAATTTAATAAGCAAATCTTCACCAGCGCCCACAGTAATTATAGAAGCACCTCAGCGACAGGATTTCCATGTTATTGACATCATCAATACCCGTTCATCACCTGAACCCAGTGTCATGCAACGACCTTCTTTATGCCAACGCATATGGGATGCCTTAACTGATTTCTGTGCTGCCATTTGTTTATGCCTGAAGGCAGTTAAGTAG
- the LOC142231867 gene encoding uncharacterized protein LOC142231867, with protein sequence MNTNKNCESDGEVRIELETTAAASCDIESGGINNDSEILKDETLIGQSSRIFPQEMLDILKLQQEMLDENVADTYSSAKSYKKWNAMDNIARKKEYLTNLVGVSLKNPMMVELLEDNRELTERCNELMQKFDELSKSLDSLGTTMSFPISLPTIWESEENISETVASEVYETMSFPISLPTIWESEENISETVASEAYESPDIIEESDSISSLQFGIESEQLYQFGRCS encoded by the exons ATGAATACCAATAAAAATTGCGAATCCGATGGAGAAGTTCGTATTGAACTTGAAACAACTGCTGCAGCTTCATGCGATATAGAAAGCGGCGGCATTAACAATGATTCGGAGATTTTGAAAGATGAAACTTTAATCGGGCAATCTTCTAGAATATTCCCACAAGAAATGCTGGATATATTGAAATTGCAGCAAGAAATGTTAGATGAGAATGTTGCTGATACATATTCATCTGCAAAATCTTATAAAAAATGGAATGCTATGGATAATATAGCTAGGAAAAAGGAATATCTAACTAATCTCGTTGGGGTAAGTTTGAAGAACCCAATGATGGTAGAATTGCTAGAAGACAATAGAGAGTTGACCGAACGTTGCAATGAACTTATGCAGAAATTTGATGAATTGTCTAAAAGTTTGGACTCATTGGGTACGACAATGTCTTTTCCGATTTCTCTGCCAACAATTTGGGAATCTGAGGAAAATATATCGG AAACAGTTGCCAGTGAAGTCTATGAGACAATGTCCTTTCCGATTTCTTTGCCAACAATTTGGGAATCTGAGGAAAATATATCGG aaACAGTCGCCAGTGAAGCCTATGAGAGTCCAGACATCATTGAAGAAAGTGATAGCATTTCATCATTG CAATTCGGAATTGAATCTGAGCAACTATATCAATTCGGAAGATGCTCTTGA